The following are encoded together in the Balneola sp. genome:
- a CDS encoding rhodanese-like domain-containing protein yields MTATATLQRVDAETLYRKMTGEHSPIIINALSQDAYVAKHIPGSINIQTENAERAKEVIPYMDAEIIVYCANADCDASPNLAQKLEEMGYTNVSDFEEGLAGWREAGYDLIGSEV; encoded by the coding sequence ATGACTGCTACAGCAACACTTCAACGAGTAGACGCAGAAACTTTATATCGTAAAATGACCGGTGAACATTCACCGATAATCATAAATGCATTATCGCAAGATGCCTATGTGGCCAAGCATATTCCCGGATCTATAAATATTCAAACTGAAAATGCAGAAAGGGCTAAAGAAGTAATCCCTTATATGGATGCTGAAATCATTGTTTACTGTGCCAATGCTGACTGCGATGCTTCTCCAAACCTGGCTCAAAAGCTCGAAGAAATGGGTTATACAAACGTCAGTGATTTTGAAGAGGGGCTTGCAGGATGGAGAGAAGCCGGATATGATTTAATCGGTTCTGAAGTCTGA
- the rpoB gene encoding DNA-directed RNA polymerase subunit beta, producing the protein MQTIPNTERLSFGKTKHVLDYPDFLDIQLESFEKFVQLDIAPNERESQGLQRIFNENFPIQDSRETHILEFLYFNVDVPRYTIAECQDRGLTYSVPLKAKLRLSSVDDSDEASETIEQEVFLGDLPWMSNRGTFIINGAERVIVSQLHRSPGVFFGQNVHPNGTQLYSARVIPFKGSWIEFTTDIRDVLWAYIDRKKKVPATTLLRALGYSSDIELLSLFEMSEEIKFGKKADYNKKLVGRRLAENIVVESMEEVVDDETGEVTEALNRQIIFERDHELTEDDFGSLQEAEVEKVLVQKISAEESERSVIMNTLRKDPTYDESTALGEIYQQIRSGEMPDPETARSILERLFFSDKKYDLGEVGRYRLNKRLKLDQDNTLQYLTKEDIVAIVKEVIRLKNMKSQVDDIDHLSNRRVRTVGEQLGQQFAIGLARMARTIRERMNSRDAEQLTPQDLVNARTISSVINTFFGTNQLSQFMDQTNPLAELTHKRRMSALGPGGLTRERAGFEVRDVHYTHYGRLCPIETPEGPNIGLISSLCVHAKVNDFGFIETPYRKVKEGKVSKDVEYLAAEQEDETVIAQANAEIDDKGVFESEAIFSRTREGNYLRVKPEEIEYMDVATNQITSLAAAMIPFIEHDDANRALMGSNMQRQAVPLLRPEAPVVGTGLEQRAARDSRAIITADSAGEVVYVSATEIRVKYNRTEDEQHCYFDGGVKTYKLDKFIRTNQDTTINQRPVVKIGDKVKEGQALADGCSTDKGELALGRNLLVAFMPWRGYNFEDAIVVSERIVQDDIYTSIHVTEFEQQVRDTKRGEEELTREIPNVSEDATRNLDERGIIRVGAKIEHGDILVGKITPKGETDPTPEEKLLRAIFGDKAGDVKDASLKVPPGVEGTVIDTKLFSRKRDELVSRKEEKKRVEQEEERHKQKLAELNQLWADKMYSLLRDKTSPGVLDYSNVELIPKGEKYKKSVFEELDPVNINENIDWATDGELVKMVKELFANYRELRREIDTEAKRRKFAIQVGDELPPGIIQKAKVYVAKKRKLHVGDKMAGRHGNKGVVAKIVPAEDMPFMEDGTPVDICLNPLGVPSRMNLGQIYETILGWAAKKMGVTFASPIFDGASMDEVREKLKEAGLPEDGRVNLYDGRTGEPFAQKTTVGYIYMLKLNHLIQDKMHSRSIGPYSLITQQPLGGKAQFGGQRLGEMEVWALYAYGASSILKEMLTVKSDDVKGRSKVYEAIVKGENLPDGDVPESFKVLLRELMGLGLEMHIE; encoded by the coding sequence TTGAGCAGGAAGTATTTTTAGGCGACCTGCCCTGGATGTCAAATCGCGGAACATTTATAATCAATGGCGCAGAGCGTGTAATTGTAAGTCAGTTGCACCGTTCCCCCGGAGTTTTCTTTGGACAAAATGTCCACCCGAATGGAACACAATTGTATTCTGCACGAGTGATTCCTTTTAAAGGCTCATGGATTGAGTTTACAACGGATATTCGTGACGTACTTTGGGCGTATATCGATCGTAAGAAAAAAGTTCCAGCCACTACACTATTACGTGCACTTGGTTATTCATCAGATATCGAGCTCCTTAGCTTGTTTGAGATGTCTGAAGAAATCAAGTTTGGCAAGAAGGCTGATTACAACAAGAAATTAGTTGGGCGACGCCTTGCTGAGAATATTGTTGTTGAAAGCATGGAAGAAGTGGTTGATGATGAGACCGGTGAAGTTACCGAGGCACTGAATCGTCAGATAATCTTTGAACGTGATCATGAACTTACAGAAGATGACTTTGGATCCCTTCAGGAAGCAGAAGTAGAGAAAGTTCTGGTACAGAAAATTTCAGCTGAAGAGTCTGAGCGTTCTGTAATTATGAATACGCTTCGTAAGGATCCTACTTATGATGAGTCAACTGCACTTGGAGAAATTTACCAGCAGATTAGATCAGGTGAAATGCCAGATCCTGAAACTGCACGTTCAATTCTTGAGCGACTGTTCTTCAGTGACAAGAAATACGACTTAGGTGAAGTTGGAAGATACCGACTTAACAAACGACTTAAATTAGATCAGGATAACACCCTTCAGTATCTGACTAAAGAAGATATTGTAGCGATTGTAAAAGAGGTTATCCGCCTTAAGAACATGAAGTCTCAGGTTGATGATATTGATCACTTGAGCAACCGTCGTGTACGTACGGTAGGTGAGCAGTTAGGTCAACAGTTTGCTATTGGGCTTGCCCGAATGGCGCGAACAATCCGCGAGCGTATGAACTCTCGTGATGCTGAGCAGCTAACTCCACAGGATCTTGTGAATGCACGTACCATTTCTAGTGTAATTAACACTTTCTTTGGTACTAACCAGCTTTCTCAGTTCATGGATCAAACGAATCCATTAGCTGAATTGACTCACAAGCGACGTATGTCGGCCCTAGGACCTGGTGGTTTGACACGTGAACGAGCCGGTTTTGAGGTTCGTGACGTTCACTATACTCACTATGGTCGTCTTTGTCCAATTGAAACACCTGAGGGTCCAAACATTGGTTTGATCTCCTCTTTATGTGTGCATGCGAAAGTAAATGACTTTGGATTTATTGAAACTCCTTACCGAAAAGTGAAGGAAGGAAAAGTTTCCAAAGATGTAGAATATCTCGCGGCTGAGCAGGAAGATGAGACAGTAATTGCTCAGGCTAATGCAGAAATTGATGATAAAGGGGTTTTTGAGAGTGAAGCTATTTTCTCTCGTACACGTGAGGGTAACTACCTGCGTGTGAAGCCTGAAGAAATTGAATATATGGATGTTGCTACTAACCAGATTACTTCTCTGGCGGCAGCGATGATTCCATTTATTGAACATGATGATGCTAACCGTGCCCTGATGGGTTCGAACATGCAGCGTCAGGCAGTTCCTCTTCTCCGTCCGGAGGCTCCTGTTGTGGGAACCGGACTTGAGCAACGTGCTGCCCGTGACTCACGTGCTATCATTACAGCAGATTCTGCTGGTGAAGTAGTATATGTAAGTGCGACTGAAATCAGAGTTAAATACAACCGTACCGAAGACGAGCAGCATTGCTACTTTGATGGTGGGGTGAAAACGTACAAGCTCGATAAATTCATTCGTACCAACCAGGATACTACCATAAACCAGCGTCCGGTTGTTAAGATTGGCGACAAAGTTAAAGAAGGTCAGGCTCTTGCCGACGGTTGTTCAACCGATAAAGGTGAGCTTGCTCTTGGCCGTAACCTGCTCGTGGCTTTCATGCCTTGGAGAGGGTACAACTTTGAGGATGCTATTGTAGTGAGTGAGCGCATCGTTCAAGATGACATTTATACTTCCATTCACGTTACTGAATTCGAACAACAAGTTCGTGACACTAAGCGTGGTGAAGAAGAACTGACTCGTGAAATTCCTAACGTAAGTGAGGATGCAACCCGCAACCTTGACGAGCGTGGAATTATTCGCGTAGGTGCTAAGATTGAGCATGGCGATATATTAGTAGGTAAAATTACTCCAAAAGGAGAAACAGATCCTACCCCGGAAGAAAAATTACTCCGCGCCATTTTTGGTGATAAAGCTGGTGATGTGAAAGATGCATCCCTTAAAGTACCTCCGGGTGTTGAAGGGACTGTTATCGACACTAAGCTTTTCAGTCGTAAGCGTGATGAGTTAGTATCTCGTAAAGAAGAGAAAAAACGTGTTGAGCAGGAAGAAGAACGTCATAAGCAGAAGCTGGCTGAATTGAACCAGCTTTGGGCCGACAAGATGTACTCACTGCTTCGCGATAAAACATCTCCAGGTGTATTGGACTACAGTAATGTAGAGCTGATCCCGAAAGGCGAGAAATACAAGAAATCTGTATTTGAAGAATTAGATCCGGTAAACATCAACGAAAACATCGACTGGGCCACTGATGGTGAGCTTGTGAAGATGGTTAAAGAGTTGTTTGCTAACTACCGCGAGCTTCGTCGTGAAATTGACACCGAAGCTAAGCGTCGTAAATTTGCCATCCAGGTAGGAGATGAACTCCCGCCAGGTATCATTCAGAAAGCGAAAGTTTATGTTGCTAAGAAACGTAAGCTTCACGTAGGTGATAAGATGGCCGGTCGTCACGGAAACAAAGGTGTGGTTGCTAAAATCGTGCCTGCCGAAGACATGCCATTTATGGAAGACGGCACCCCGGTTGACATCTGTCTAAACCCACTGGGTGTACCTTCTCGTATGAACCTTGGTCAGATTTATGAAACCATTCTTGGATGGGCTGCCAAGAAAATGGGTGTGACCTTTGCGTCGCCTATCTTCGACGGTGCATCTATGGATGAAGTTAGAGAGAAACTAAAAGAAGCAGGATTACCTGAAGACGGTCGCGTAAATCTTTATGACGGACGTACAGGTGAGCCATTCGCACAGAAAACAACTGTAGGTTATATCTACATGTTGAAACTAAATCACCTGATTCAGGACAAGATGCACTCTCGTTCTATCGGGCCATATTCACTTATTACGCAGCAACCATTGGGCGGTAAAGCTCAGTTTGGTGGCCAGCGACTTGGTGAGATGGAGGTTTGGGCACTGTACGCATATGGTGCATCCAGCATCTTGAAAGAAATGCTCACTGTAAAAAGTGATGACGTAAAAGGGCGCTCTAAAGTATATGAAGCGATCGTGAAAGGTGAGAACCTGCCCGATGGCGACGTGCCCGAATCATTCAAGGTATTGTTACGAGAGCTTATGGGTCTCGGCCTTGAAATGCACATTGAATAA
- the rpoC gene encoding DNA-directed RNA polymerase subunit beta', giving the protein MPVTKTLTVTKDFDSIGVSLASAETILSRSHGEVLTPETINYRTFKPEMDGLFCEKIFGPVKDYECHCGKYKRIRYKGIICDRCGVEVTRKAVRRERMGHITLTVPVVHIWYFKSLPNKIAYLIGTSSKNLDKIVYYETFVIINPGVARDLGYAQGDMISEEEKWDILEQLPEDNQELDNDDDDKFIVKEGADALEALLADQDLDELAYQLRYEVKHETSQMRKKKKLKRLQVIESFRAANQHTENRPEWMVQSVIPVIPPELRPLVPLEGGRFATSDLNDLYRRVIIRNNRLKRLIDIKAPDVILRNEKRMLQEAVDSLYDNSRKSNAVRNNNRPLKSLSDMLKGKSGRFRQNLLGKRVDYSGRSVIVVGPELKMHECGLPKEMAVELYKPFIIRRLIERGYVKTVKSAKKVVDRRDAVVWEVLENVIDGHPVMLNRAPTLHRLGIQAFQPVLIEEKAIRLHPLACTAFNADFDGDQMAVHLPLSHDAVLEASVLMLGSHNILSPANGGPIAVPSQDMILGLYYLTKPDDGRKGEGKTFSSPAEVLVAFDQGKLDTHAKVNVRIPVINEDGEVSNEVIKTSTGRVLFNQITPKEIPFINKTLGKKELRNLIGDIHAIVGTAKTAKFLDDMKKVGYEEATIGGLSFSLDDIIIPDAKAELITKAKAEVNDIQGRYEMGFITDNERYNQVIDKWTSTTNRVSETLFTALQNDRDGFNPVYMMADSGARGSKEQIRQLGGMRGLMAKPQKSSMQQGNEVIENPILSSFKEGLTVLEYFISTHGARKGLADTALKTADAGYLTRRLVDVSQDVIINENDCGTLRGIKMSALKDNEDIIESLEDRIIGRVSLHEIYDPISDDLICEANQMIDEVVAQKIAETSIEEVEIRSVLTCETGRGVCAKCYGRDLARGTVVEKGEAVGVIAAQSIGEPGTQLTLRTFHVGGTASRLEAESQHKTKFEGKVEFENVRVVVYNDGEEEHSVVLSRAGEIKIVNDEGKVLINYNVPYGSEMLVEEGDMVPKGAVLCKWDPYNALIFSEIDGTVEYKDIIDGVTSSDDTDAQTGHREKVITDSKDRSLVPTLVIKGTKDRIRESTLPVDTHIVIDDGEKVEAGQVIAKIPRATSKSKDITAGLPRVTELFEARSPSEPAVVSEIDGIVEMGGRKRGSQEVFVKSKDGTDEKKYLISLSKHILVQSNDFVKAGQALSDGTIPAQDILNILGPYAVQSYLVNEIQEVYRLQGVKINDKHIEVIVRTMMQKTEITDPGDTMFLEGDKVDRFEVNKRNDELIGKFVVTNPGGSELKKGAILDRREVRDVNNELIKEGVEELETREAEPAISKPILLGITRAALSTDSWLSAASFQETTKVLTQASIEAKKDFLRGLKENVVVGHKVPAGTGLRDYNDIVVGSKKDMEEGDEEIAKVFEELGGSENGESETAEAED; this is encoded by the coding sequence TTGCCAGTAACTAAGACATTAACAGTCACGAAAGACTTCGACAGCATTGGGGTATCCCTTGCTTCCGCAGAGACGATTTTATCTCGCTCTCACGGAGAAGTCTTGACTCCTGAGACAATAAACTATAGAACATTCAAACCGGAAATGGACGGTCTTTTCTGTGAAAAGATCTTCGGGCCGGTGAAAGATTACGAATGCCATTGTGGTAAATACAAGCGTATCCGCTATAAGGGAATTATCTGCGACCGTTGCGGTGTAGAAGTTACCCGGAAAGCTGTACGTCGTGAGCGAATGGGGCATATCACCCTTACCGTTCCTGTAGTACACATCTGGTATTTCAAATCTCTTCCTAACAAGATTGCCTATTTAATAGGTACATCATCTAAGAACCTTGATAAGATTGTTTATTACGAGACATTCGTAATTATCAATCCGGGTGTGGCGCGTGACCTCGGTTATGCTCAGGGTGATATGATCTCGGAAGAAGAAAAATGGGATATTTTAGAACAACTCCCTGAAGACAACCAAGAACTTGATAATGACGATGACGACAAATTTATCGTTAAGGAAGGAGCAGATGCTTTAGAAGCACTTCTTGCTGATCAGGATCTTGATGAATTGGCTTATCAGTTACGTTATGAAGTGAAGCATGAGACTTCACAGATGCGTAAGAAGAAAAAGCTGAAGCGTCTCCAGGTAATTGAGTCTTTCCGTGCAGCGAACCAGCATACTGAAAACCGTCCCGAGTGGATGGTTCAGAGTGTAATCCCGGTAATTCCACCAGAATTACGTCCGTTGGTGCCTCTTGAAGGTGGTCGTTTTGCAACGTCTGACTTGAATGATCTATATCGTCGTGTCATCATCCGTAACAATCGTCTTAAGAGACTGATTGATATTAAAGCTCCTGATGTAATTCTCAGAAATGAGAAACGTATGCTTCAGGAAGCGGTTGATTCACTTTACGATAACTCAAGAAAATCAAACGCAGTAAGAAACAACAACCGACCTCTTAAGTCACTTTCAGATATGCTGAAAGGTAAGAGTGGCCGTTTCCGTCAAAACCTTCTTGGTAAGCGTGTTGACTATTCCGGCCGTTCTGTGATTGTGGTAGGACCCGAGCTGAAAATGCACGAATGCGGTCTGCCGAAAGAAATGGCGGTTGAGCTCTACAAGCCATTCATTATCCGTCGACTCATTGAGCGTGGATATGTGAAAACGGTTAAGAGCGCTAAGAAAGTAGTAGACCGACGCGATGCCGTTGTTTGGGAAGTCCTTGAAAATGTAATTGATGGACACCCCGTAATGCTTAACCGTGCACCAACCTTGCACCGTTTAGGTATTCAGGCATTCCAGCCGGTACTTATTGAAGAAAAAGCTATCCGATTACACCCGCTCGCATGTACAGCGTTTAACGCTGACTTTGACGGTGACCAGATGGCTGTTCACCTTCCATTGAGCCATGATGCCGTACTTGAGGCTTCTGTGCTGATGTTAGGTTCTCACAATATTTTATCTCCTGCGAATGGTGGACCAATTGCGGTTCCTTCTCAGGATATGATTTTGGGTCTGTATTATCTTACCAAGCCGGATGATGGCCGTAAAGGTGAAGGCAAAACCTTCTCTTCTCCAGCAGAAGTATTGGTTGCTTTCGACCAAGGTAAGTTGGATACACACGCCAAAGTCAACGTTCGGATTCCTGTAATCAATGAAGACGGAGAAGTATCTAACGAAGTAATTAAAACTTCTACGGGACGTGTTCTCTTCAACCAGATTACACCTAAGGAAATCCCATTCATCAACAAAACTCTTGGTAAAAAAGAACTGAGAAACTTGATTGGTGATATTCATGCAATTGTAGGAACGGCTAAGACGGCTAAATTCCTTGATGACATGAAGAAAGTTGGTTATGAAGAAGCCACCATTGGTGGTCTGTCTTTCAGCCTTGATGATATCATTATTCCGGATGCGAAAGCTGAGTTGATTACTAAAGCGAAGGCAGAAGTGAATGATATTCAGGGACGTTACGAGATGGGTTTCATTACCGACAACGAACGTTACAACCAGGTTATTGATAAGTGGACCAGTACCACAAACCGTGTTTCCGAAACCCTGTTTACTGCCCTGCAGAACGACAGAGATGGTTTCAACCCGGTATATATGATGGCGGATTCCGGAGCTCGAGGTTCTAAAGAGCAGATTCGTCAGTTAGGTGGTATGCGTGGTCTGATGGCGAAGCCTCAGAAGAGTTCCATGCAGCAAGGGAATGAGGTAATTGAGAACCCGATTCTTTCTTCTTTCAAAGAGGGACTAACGGTACTTGAATACTTTATCTCTACTCACGGTGCTCGTAAAGGTCTTGCCGATACGGCTCTTAAAACTGCCGATGCGGGTTACCTGACTCGTCGTCTAGTTGATGTGTCACAAGATGTGATCATTAACGAGAATGACTGTGGTACACTCCGTGGTATTAAGATGTCGGCATTGAAAGACAATGAAGATATCATTGAAAGTCTTGAGGACAGAATTATCGGGCGTGTTTCACTCCACGAAATTTATGATCCTATTTCTGATGATCTGATCTGCGAAGCCAATCAAATGATTGACGAAGTAGTAGCTCAGAAAATCGCTGAGACCTCCATTGAAGAAGTAGAAATTCGTTCAGTACTTACCTGTGAAACCGGACGTGGTGTATGTGCCAAATGTTATGGCCGTGACCTCGCTCGTGGAACCGTAGTTGAGAAGGGAGAAGCCGTAGGTGTTATCGCTGCTCAGTCTATTGGTGAGCCAGGTACGCAGCTGACCCTTCGAACTTTCCACGTTGGTGGTACAGCTTCTCGACTTGAGGCTGAATCTCAGCATAAGACGAAATTTGAAGGTAAAGTAGAATTTGAAAACGTTCGCGTTGTGGTTTACAACGACGGTGAAGAAGAGCATAGCGTTGTTCTTTCCCGTGCTGGTGAAATCAAGATCGTGAACGACGAAGGTAAAGTACTCATCAACTACAATGTGCCTTACGGTTCAGAGATGTTGGTTGAGGAAGGCGATATGGTGCCTAAAGGAGCTGTGCTCTGTAAGTGGGATCCATATAACGCACTTATCTTCTCTGAAATTGACGGTACCGTTGAGTACAAAGATATCATTGATGGAGTAACATCTTCTGATGATACTGATGCTCAAACTGGTCACCGCGAAAAAGTTATCACGGATTCCAAAGATCGCTCGCTGGTACCAACCCTTGTGATCAAAGGAACCAAAGACCGAATCCGCGAAAGTACTCTGCCAGTTGATACACACATCGTTATTGATGACGGTGAGAAAGTTGAAGCCGGTCAGGTTATCGCTAAGATTCCACGCGCTACATCCAAATCGAAGGATATCACCGCTGGTCTTCCACGTGTAACTGAACTATTTGAAGCACGTTCTCCAAGTGAACCTGCCGTTGTTTCTGAAATTGACGGTATTGTTGAAATGGGTGGACGTAAGCGTGGTTCACAAGAGGTATTTGTGAAATCCAAAGACGGAACCGATGAGAAGAAATACCTGATCTCGCTCAGCAAGCATATCTTGGTTCAATCCAATGACTTTGTGAAAGCTGGACAGGCACTTTCAGACGGAACTATTCCGGCTCAGGATATCCTAAACATCCTCGGACCTTATGCTGTACAGTCGTATCTCGTGAATGAAATTCAGGAGGTTTACCGACTACAGGGTGTGAAAATCAATGACAAGCATATTGAAGTTATTGTACGCACCATGATGCAGAAGACCGAGATCACAGATCCCGGCGATACAATGTTCCTTGAAGGGGACAAAGTTGATCGCTTTGAAGTGAACAAACGTAACGATGAGTTGATTGGTAAATTTGTAGTAACCAATCCGGGTGGCAGCGAACTTAAGAAAGGTGCTATCCTCGATCGTCGTGAAGTAAGAGATGTAAACAATGAGCTAATTAAAGAAGGCGTAGAAGAACTCGAAACCCGTGAAGCAGAACCGGCTATTTCTAAGCCAATTCTGTTGGGTATCACGAGAGCTGCTCTTTCAACTGATAGCTGGTTGTCAGCTGCTTCCTTCCAGGAAACAACGAAGGTACTTACTCAGGCTTCTATTGAAGCTAAGAAAGACTTCCTCCGCGGACTCAAAGAGAATGTGGTGGTTGGGCATAAAGTACCAGCAGGAACCGGTCTTCGAGACTACAACGACATTGTCGTTGGGTCTAAGAAAGACATGGAAGAAGGAGACGAAGAAATCGCTAAGGTATTTGAAGAACTTGGCGGTAGTGAAAATGGTGAAAGCGAAACCGCTGAAGCCGAAGATTAA
- a CDS encoding peptidase M28 yields the protein MVAVPGFVNAQTTDDMVDAIVKEATENSQLEYLAHQLTDVIGPRLVGTPQMQNAHEWAVAQFNQWGISAENQQFGQWQGWERGITHVDLISPRVVSLEGMQLAWSPSTKKGGVEGKLDIIPNVENKAAFEEWLKTIKGKFILVSMMQPTGRPDYNWQEFATEESFEKMRQERDAMEDAWRERFTKIGYNSREVLGVLEEAGAAGIIQSRWSSGFGVNKIFSAGTEKVPVIDLALEDYGMLYRMVEYGDQPVIKVNAQSTKLGKVPTFNTIATIPGSEKPDEYIILSAHYDSWDGGTGATDNATGSITMMETARILKEVYPNPKRTIIVGLWGSEEQGLNGSAAFVADNPEIVDNMQALFNQDNGTGRVVRISGQGFLHAYEFLGRWLEAVPRDVSQHIETTFPGTPGGGGSDYASFVSAGAPGFSLSSLSWSYWNYTWHTNRDTYDKIVFDDVRNNAILTAVLTYMASEDPETFPRDKAVLPISRRTGEQMTWPTPRTANRDGGN from the coding sequence ATGGTAGCTGTGCCGGGCTTTGTTAATGCCCAAACCACAGACGACATGGTAGATGCTATTGTAAAGGAAGCTACTGAAAACTCTCAGCTGGAATACTTAGCACATCAGCTTACAGATGTTATTGGACCACGTTTAGTGGGAACACCGCAAATGCAAAATGCTCACGAATGGGCGGTAGCCCAATTTAATCAATGGGGTATTTCTGCTGAAAACCAACAATTTGGACAGTGGCAAGGATGGGAGCGCGGCATTACGCATGTAGACCTCATTTCGCCGCGTGTAGTCTCACTGGAAGGGATGCAGCTTGCCTGGAGCCCTTCTACCAAAAAGGGTGGCGTAGAAGGAAAATTAGACATCATTCCGAACGTTGAGAATAAAGCAGCTTTTGAAGAATGGCTTAAGACCATCAAAGGGAAGTTCATTCTGGTTTCGATGATGCAGCCTACCGGGCGACCTGACTACAACTGGCAAGAGTTTGCAACCGAAGAGTCTTTTGAAAAAATGAGACAAGAGCGTGATGCTATGGAAGATGCATGGCGAGAACGCTTCACTAAAATAGGCTATAATTCACGAGAAGTATTAGGGGTTCTTGAAGAAGCAGGAGCTGCGGGAATCATACAGTCACGTTGGTCCAGCGGTTTTGGGGTGAATAAGATTTTTAGTGCAGGAACGGAAAAAGTACCGGTCATTGACCTTGCTCTTGAAGATTATGGTATGCTTTATAGAATGGTAGAATACGGAGATCAACCGGTTATAAAAGTAAATGCCCAATCCACTAAGTTAGGTAAAGTGCCTACTTTTAATACCATTGCAACCATACCGGGATCAGAAAAACCGGACGAATATATTATTCTTTCTGCTCACTATGATTCATGGGATGGCGGAACCGGAGCCACAGATAATGCAACCGGTTCTATAACTATGATGGAAACTGCCCGCATTTTAAAGGAAGTGTATCCTAACCCTAAACGCACCATTATTGTTGGATTATGGGGTAGTGAAGAGCAAGGCCTGAATGGTTCAGCAGCATTTGTAGCAGACAATCCCGAAATCGTTGACAACATGCAGGCTCTATTCAATCAGGATAATGGAACGGGTAGAGTAGTTCGTATCTCAGGACAAGGTTTCTTGCACGCTTATGAGTTTTTAGGAAGATGGCTTGAAGCTGTTCCCCGAGATGTAAGTCAACATATTGAGACAACTTTCCCTGGAACTCCCGGTGGTGGTGGTTCTGATTATGCTTCATTCGTATCAGCAGGGGCTCCAGGATTTTCATTGAGTTCTCTCAGCTGGAGCTACTGGAACTACACCTGGCACACTAATCGTGATACCTACGACAAAATTGTTTTTGATGATGTCCGGAATAACGCAATTCTTACCGCAGTTCTTACCTATATGGCAAGTGAAGATCCTGAAACATTCCCTCGTGATAAAGCAGTACTTCCAATCAGCCGAAGAACAGGCGAACAAATGACCTGGCCTACCCCTCGTACCGCTAACCGGGATGGCGGGAATTAA
- a CDS encoding oxidoreductase codes for MNNKNIAVLLLRIGVGIIFIVAGWGKLTGIEGVQGFFGNIGIPMAGFMAWVVALVEFVGGIMILIGYKVQVPGILLSITMLVAIFTVKMGGDGGFRGMRLEIILMLTSLALAMMSTGSYSLDSMLNKPSEE; via the coding sequence ATGAATAACAAAAATATTGCAGTTTTACTGCTTCGTATTGGAGTAGGTATAATCTTTATTGTAGCCGGTTGGGGGAAGCTAACCGGAATTGAAGGAGTTCAGGGATTTTTCGGAAATATCGGAATTCCCATGGCAGGTTTTATGGCTTGGGTTGTTGCCCTTGTTGAGTTTGTTGGCGGAATTATGATCCTTATAGGTTATAAAGTTCAGGTGCCCGGTATTCTTCTGTCTATAACCATGCTTGTTGCTATTTTCACCGTAAAAATGGGTGGAGACGGCGGCTTCAGAGGTATGCGCCTTGAAATCATTTTAATGCTTACCAGTTTAGCCTTAGCTATGATGAGCACTGGTAGTTATTCCCTTGATTCGATGTTGAATAAACCTTCTGAAGAATAA